A region of bacterium DNA encodes the following proteins:
- a CDS encoding aminotransferase class I/II-fold pyridoxal phosphate-dependent enzyme, producing MSQKQVSHKARQFTESVIRDMTRLCIRYGGVNLAQGFPDFAAPGPLKEAAKAAIDADINQYAITWGSAAFRNAISTKVERHLGLRYDPETEITVTCGSTEAMIASMLAVVNPGEEVVVLEPFYENYGPDAILCGAVPRYVSLDPPHWTFDFGEMEKAFNHRTRALILNTPHNPTGKVFSKEELEFLAHLCKKWDVVVITDEIYEHIVYDGSKHLCIASLDEMRDRSIVINGLSKTYSVTGWRIGYVLACQELTSGIRKVHDFLTVGAAAPLQEAAVVAMNFPEMYYQELAAGYAERRDILLKGLAEAGFRTFKPSGAYYIMTDISDFGFQDDVSFCRFLVKEIKVAAVPGSSFYSEPTRGSQQVRFCFCKKKETLAEAVSRLSLLKSRL from the coding sequence ATGAGTCAGAAACAAGTCTCCCATAAGGCTAGGCAGTTTACCGAGTCTGTCATAAGAGACATGACCCGGCTTTGCATCCGTTATGGTGGGGTCAACCTTGCCCAGGGTTTTCCGGATTTTGCGGCCCCGGGTCCTCTCAAGGAAGCTGCCAAAGCCGCCATAGACGCAGACATAAATCAGTACGCCATAACCTGGGGTTCTGCTGCCTTTAGAAATGCCATTTCAACAAAAGTAGAACGGCATCTGGGCCTAAGATACGATCCAGAGACAGAGATAACCGTCACCTGCGGCTCCACAGAGGCCATGATCGCCTCTATGCTGGCTGTGGTGAATCCGGGTGAAGAGGTAGTTGTCCTGGAGCCCTTCTATGAGAACTACGGTCCAGATGCCATCTTGTGCGGAGCGGTCCCCAGATACGTTTCCCTGGATCCGCCTCATTGGACCTTCGATTTCGGGGAGATGGAAAAGGCTTTCAACCATAGAACCCGCGCCCTCATACTCAACACGCCTCACAATCCCACAGGCAAGGTTTTCTCCAAGGAGGAATTGGAATTCCTGGCTCACCTTTGTAAGAAGTGGGATGTGGTGGTCATAACCGACGAAATTTACGAGCACATTGTTTATGACGGATCAAAACACCTTTGCATAGCTTCCTTGGATGAGATGAGGGACAGGAGCATCGTCATAAACGGTCTGTCCAAGACCTACAGCGTTACAGGCTGGCGCATAGGGTACGTGCTTGCCTGCCAGGAGCTGACCTCCGGGATCAGAAAGGTGCATGATTTTCTAACCGTTGGGGCAGCAGCTCCTTTGCAGGAGGCAGCAGTGGTGGCCATGAATTTCCCTGAGATGTACTACCAGGAGCTGGCGGCCGGATATGCGGAGCGAAGGGACATCCTCCTGAAAGGTCTGGCTGAGGCAGGATTCAGAACTTTCAAGCCCAGTGGGGCTTACTATATCATGACCGACATCTCGGATTTTGGATTCCAGGATGACGTAAGCTTCTGCAGGTTTCTGGTAAAGGAAATAAAAGTGGCAGCAGTTCCTGGAAGCAGCTTCTACTCTGAGCCCACGCGAGGATCCCAGCAGGTCCGTTTCTGCTTTTGCAAGAAAAAAGAGACCCTGGCCGAGGCCGTATCTAGGCTGAGTCTTCTCAAATCACGTCTTTGA
- a CDS encoding NAD(P)H-hydrate dehydratase yields the protein MLTVVGTIPEGPPQVVEGPVSLDGERLFVAGQGFPVNRGTAALLAAAAQVASWLGEPPPHACLAGDIGVGDGSLKLYAHLVKRVRDWNTRAIAFHYILPDVDWHNRVLLALEDLAARPLLIADAGYMYVAKMSGQAQAYELFTPDVGELAFLADEEAPHPFYTRGFLLKEENRVEELIARAFRNGDAARCLLVKGSNDFVATQEGILSVIQEPVVEAMEAIGGTGDTLTGMASVLVASGMAVEKACESAAKANRLAGKLAHPTPATQINKIIEKIPEALKEVLSI from the coding sequence GTGCTTACGGTAGTTGGAACCATACCTGAGGGGCCTCCGCAGGTAGTGGAGGGTCCTGTTTCCCTGGATGGAGAAAGGCTGTTTGTAGCGGGCCAGGGATTTCCCGTAAATAGGGGTACAGCAGCCCTCCTGGCTGCCGCAGCCCAGGTCGCCTCCTGGCTGGGTGAGCCTCCGCCCCATGCATGTCTGGCAGGTGACATAGGAGTCGGAGATGGAAGCCTCAAGTTATATGCGCACCTGGTGAAAAGAGTCAGAGACTGGAACACCAGAGCCATAGCTTTTCATTACATACTGCCAGATGTGGATTGGCACAACAGGGTGCTTCTGGCCCTGGAGGATCTCGCCGCGAGACCCCTTCTGATAGCGGACGCCGGTTACATGTATGTGGCCAAGATGAGTGGACAGGCCCAGGCCTATGAGCTCTTCACTCCTGATGTGGGAGAGTTGGCTTTTCTGGCCGACGAGGAGGCCCCCCACCCCTTTTATACCAGAGGATTCCTCTTGAAGGAGGAAAACCGTGTTGAAGAACTAATAGCCAGAGCCTTCAGAAACGGAGATGCGGCACGGTGCCTCTTGGTTAAAGGATCCAATGATTTTGTGGCCACCCAGGAAGGGATTCTCTCGGTTATCCAGGAGCCTGTGGTAGAGGCCATGGAGGCCATAGGGGGCACCGGGGATACCTTGACAGGCATGGCCTCGGTTCTGGTGGCCTCGGGAATGGCAGTGGAAAAGGCTTGTGAATCGGCGGCTAAGGCCAACAGGCTGGCGGGAAAGCTGGCCCATCCGACCCCAGCAACTCAAATAAACAAGATCATAGAGAAGATCCCCGAGGCATTAAAAGAAGTCTTGAGCATATGA
- a CDS encoding DUF3343 domain-containing protein — translation MGGHSRKPLGAQGQEEQARGIIIFRNTSEVIRAERLLASKGKKVRVMGPPPQIQSGCDMVIEFPLMEQLEIQRILLDAGLEPLETVPVSSPLLAPVGLFHVKDLGGYIMVRAANMKLTVDKASAVIVNVSGGGCPDVPYLAKEIVGKNLREARSPLELGYTLCGYALQMAFEEAIRRCLR, via the coding sequence ATGGGAGGGCACTCCAGGAAGCCTCTTGGGGCCCAAGGGCAGGAGGAGCAAGCAAGGGGTATCATAATATTTAGAAACACCAGCGAGGTGATCCGAGCCGAGAGACTCCTGGCATCCAAAGGCAAGAAGGTGAGGGTCATGGGCCCGCCGCCACAGATACAAAGTGGCTGCGACATGGTCATAGAATTCCCCTTGATGGAACAGCTGGAGATACAGAGGATCCTTTTGGATGCAGGATTGGAGCCACTGGAAACAGTGCCTGTGAGCAGCCCCCTTTTGGCTCCGGTGGGTTTGTTTCATGTAAAGGATCTGGGTGGTTATATTATGGTGAGGGCTGCCAACATGAAATTGACGGTGGACAAAGCCAGCGCAGTGATAGTCAATGTCTCTGGCGGTGGATGCCCTGATGTGCCCTATTTGGCCAAAGAAATAGTGGGGAAAAACCTCAGGGAGGCCCGCAGCCCCTTGGAGCTCGGTTACACATTGTGCGGATATGCCTTGCAAATGGCTTTTGAAGAGGCGATTAGAAGGTGCTTACGGTAG
- a CDS encoding Gfo/Idh/MocA family oxidoreductase, with the protein MSEKIRVGIVGAGYAAAFHYEAYQRVTGVGVEVVGVTSLTPAKREQFASQRGIRAFESLEEMLERVDVIDNCTPGYAHEPVSIAALEAGKHVIVEKPFTGYYGPPGDDSFRGNSFPKEEMLQEALASSRRIIASWEKSGKKLCYAENWVYAPAVQKEAEIISKSRGQILWAMGGQSHSGSTSPAYGIWRLSGGGSVVGKSCHPLSAILYLKQVEGMTLYGRSIRPKSVSARTHEITRNQMYQDRGFLRTDYNDIEDYCQIHVVFEDDMVADVFASEIVMGGVYNFLEIFANNHRTRCNLSPNNAMELYNPKEEQLADVYIVEKIGTKQGWSLPAPDESFMFGYPQEIQDFMEAIATGKEPKSGPTLAADTVAVLYGAYVSAEKGGREVEVQR; encoded by the coding sequence ATGTCGGAGAAGATCCGTGTTGGAATTGTTGGGGCGGGCTACGCCGCAGCCTTTCACTATGAAGCATACCAAAGGGTAACGGGGGTCGGTGTAGAGGTAGTTGGGGTAACGTCCTTGACGCCGGCCAAAAGGGAGCAATTCGCTTCCCAAAGGGGTATAAGGGCTTTTGAGTCCCTTGAAGAGATGCTGGAGAGGGTGGATGTGATAGACAACTGCACCCCAGGTTATGCCCACGAGCCGGTGAGCATCGCGGCCCTGGAGGCTGGAAAACACGTCATAGTTGAGAAGCCCTTCACGGGTTACTATGGGCCTCCCGGAGATGACTCCTTTCGAGGCAACTCTTTCCCCAAGGAAGAGATGCTCCAGGAGGCTTTGGCCAGCTCCAGGAGGATCATTGCGTCTTGGGAGAAAAGCGGCAAGAAACTATGCTACGCCGAGAACTGGGTATACGCGCCTGCTGTCCAGAAAGAGGCTGAGATCATATCCAAGAGCCGAGGTCAGATCCTTTGGGCCATGGGGGGGCAGTCTCACTCAGGGAGCACATCCCCTGCATACGGCATATGGCGGCTCTCTGGGGGCGGCTCTGTGGTAGGCAAGAGCTGTCATCCACTTTCGGCCATTCTCTATCTCAAACAGGTCGAGGGCATGACCCTTTACGGGAGGTCCATTAGGCCCAAGTCCGTCAGTGCAAGGACTCATGAGATAACCAGGAATCAGATGTACCAGGATAGAGGATTCCTGAGAACAGATTACAACGACATAGAGGACTACTGCCAGATCCACGTGGTCTTTGAGGATGACATGGTGGCCGATGTCTTCGCATCGGAGATAGTGATGGGCGGAGTTTACAACTTCCTGGAGATATTTGCTAACAATCACAGAACCAGGTGCAACCTGAGCCCCAATAACGCCATGGAACTCTATAATCCCAAAGAGGAGCAACTGGCAGATGTGTATATAGTCGAGAAGATCGGCACCAAACAGGGTTGGTCTCTTCCGGCTCCTGACGAGAGCTTTATGTTCGGATATCCCCAGGAGATCCAGGACTTCATGGAAGCCATAGCCACAGGCAAAGAGCCCAAGTCTGGTCCCACCCTGGCAGCCGACACTGTGGCCGTGCTCTATGGAGCCTATGTGTCGGCAGAGAAGGGGGGTAGGGAGGTGGAAGTGCAAAGATGA
- a CDS encoding SDR family oxidoreductase: MHNAYASNIWDLQGKTIVVPGGGGMLGKVVCLALVREGANVVILARSPSKLSSFMESLGDLPGRGVVLEADVLEREKLFNARNRIQEKFGEVYGLLNFAGGNVPEATTSVDRRFFDLPEDALRYAIELNLLGTVFPCQVFGSLMAQASLGVIINVASMAGYRPLTRTVAYSAAKAAVANFTQWLAVHMAKEYSAGIRVNAVAPGFFHTTQNHYLLYDEATGDLTPRGKSIIAHTPMGRFGEPEDLVGAVLWLLSPLSKFVTGAVIPVDGGFSAFSGV, translated from the coding sequence ATGCACAACGCATATGCTTCCAACATTTGGGACCTTCAGGGCAAGACCATCGTGGTGCCAGGAGGCGGTGGGATGTTGGGGAAGGTTGTTTGCCTGGCACTGGTGAGGGAAGGAGCCAATGTTGTCATCTTGGCCCGAAGTCCCTCCAAGCTTTCATCTTTTATGGAGAGCCTTGGCGACCTTCCTGGAAGGGGGGTGGTGCTGGAGGCAGACGTACTCGAAAGGGAAAAGCTTTTCAATGCCAGGAATAGGATCCAGGAGAAGTTCGGAGAGGTATATGGGTTGCTGAACTTTGCTGGAGGCAACGTCCCAGAGGCTACTACGTCCGTAGATAGAAGGTTCTTCGACCTTCCCGAGGATGCCCTGCGCTACGCAATTGAACTCAATCTCCTGGGGACGGTCTTCCCATGCCAGGTCTTCGGATCTCTAATGGCCCAGGCCAGCTTGGGGGTCATAATCAACGTGGCCTCCATGGCAGGTTACAGGCCGCTGACCCGCACAGTAGCTTACAGCGCTGCCAAGGCGGCAGTGGCCAACTTCACCCAGTGGCTGGCGGTGCACATGGCTAAGGAGTATTCAGCTGGGATCAGGGTCAATGCCGTAGCCCCAGGTTTTTTTCACACAACGCAGAATCATTACCTGCTCTATGATGAGGCTACTGGGGATCTAACCCCAAGGGGAAAATCCATAATAGCACACACTCCTATGGGTAGATTCGGCGAGCCTGAGGACCTGGTAGGGGCTGTGCTTTGGCTCCTGTCTCCTCTTTCCAAGTTCGTGACGGGCGCCGTGATCCCAGTGGATGGGGGATTTTCCGCCTTCAGTGGGGTGTGA
- a CDS encoding gluconokinase, whose amino-acid sequence MARGWYLGIDLGTGSCKSLVVSEEFELLGFALSEYPALDVGRRWQEQDPDSLLQAAIDSAKSALEKSSQSPGDCRAISLGGALHSLVALDKRGKPLTGLLTWADGRASHQAARIKNSSLAIQLYQETGCPVHPMYPLYKIMWLREERPETFSRTRRLISAKEYVLWKLTGEFRVDYSVASGSGLMGVRSLIWSPVCLELSGIREEMLSEPASPRSVLGGLHGEAGGELGLPREVPVILGSSDAVNSSLGAGATRPSQATCMVGTSGALRIISAVPILDAKARTWCYAIDQGHWLVGGAINNGGVALSWLRDCLNEVLMLRREKDLLGFDEILEMAQKAEPGAGGVLCLPFFAGERSPYFNPNARAVFLGLTLEHGLSQLSRALIEGIGYRFRSIKQVLSELGIGVEEAMASGGFTKSRFWLQVMADILGIPLRVPRWGETSVLGAALWAIRSMSAEMELEKMGDLVSQAEEVYPNAVNRALYDRLFSMYEKAYECLCPVLEEMAR is encoded by the coding sequence ATGGCAAGGGGCTGGTACCTGGGCATAGATCTGGGAACAGGGAGTTGCAAGAGCTTGGTCGTGAGCGAGGAGTTCGAATTATTGGGTTTTGCCCTCTCGGAGTATCCTGCCCTGGATGTTGGAAGGCGATGGCAGGAGCAGGATCCCGATTCCCTGTTGCAGGCTGCCATTGACTCTGCCAAGAGCGCCTTGGAAAAGTCCTCCCAAAGCCCTGGAGATTGTCGGGCTATCAGCCTGGGAGGAGCCCTCCATAGTCTTGTAGCGCTGGACAAGAGGGGCAAACCGCTCACGGGTCTCCTGACCTGGGCTGATGGAAGGGCCTCACACCAGGCGGCCAGAATCAAGAATAGCTCCCTTGCCATCCAGCTCTACCAAGAGACGGGCTGCCCGGTGCATCCCATGTATCCCCTTTACAAGATCATGTGGCTAAGAGAAGAGAGACCGGAGACTTTCTCCAGGACCAGGCGTTTGATCTCAGCAAAAGAGTATGTGCTCTGGAAACTAACCGGGGAGTTCCGGGTGGATTATTCGGTAGCCTCCGGTTCAGGGCTCATGGGGGTTCGGTCTTTGATTTGGAGTCCCGTATGTCTGGAACTGTCAGGGATTCGAGAAGAGATGTTGTCCGAGCCAGCAAGTCCGAGATCTGTTTTGGGTGGGCTTCATGGGGAGGCTGGTGGCGAGCTGGGACTTCCGAGAGAGGTGCCTGTTATCCTTGGCTCCTCGGATGCCGTTAACTCCAGCTTGGGAGCAGGGGCGACCAGACCCAGTCAGGCCACTTGCATGGTGGGCACAAGCGGAGCCCTCAGGATCATCTCTGCGGTGCCCATCTTAGACGCCAAGGCCCGCACCTGGTGCTATGCCATTGACCAGGGACACTGGCTTGTGGGAGGGGCCATAAACAATGGAGGAGTGGCTCTTTCCTGGCTCAGGGACTGCTTGAACGAGGTCCTCATGTTGAGAAGGGAAAAGGATCTCCTGGGTTTCGATGAGATCCTGGAGATGGCACAGAAGGCCGAGCCAGGGGCAGGTGGTGTTCTCTGTCTTCCCTTTTTTGCAGGGGAAAGAAGTCCTTATTTCAATCCCAATGCCAGGGCGGTCTTCCTGGGTTTGACCCTGGAGCACGGTCTTTCTCAGCTCAGCAGAGCCCTCATTGAGGGCATAGGCTACAGGTTCAGAAGCATAAAGCAGGTACTATCAGAACTGGGTATTGGGGTGGAGGAAGCAATGGCCTCCGGAGGCTTTACTAAATCCCGCTTCTGGCTCCAGGTGATGGCGGATATCCTCGGGATCCCACTTAGGGTTCCGAGATGGGGAGAGACATCTGTGCTTGGAGCTGCTCTCTGGGCTATCAGGAGCATGAGCGCAGAGATGGAGCTAGAAAAGATGGGCGATCTCGTGAGCCAGGCAGAGGAGGTTTATCCCAATGCGGTGAACCGAGCCCTGTATGATAGGCTCTTCTCCATGTACGAGAAGGCCTACGAATGCCTTTGTCCGGTCTTGGAGGAAATGGCGCGTTAG
- a CDS encoding phosphoglycerate dehydrogenase, with protein sequence MTDERPEVVDLKKCKVLVTPTTFGVHARELRLELEEAVGQVIYNTLPRALRAPELIPLVRDVDGFIAGLDEIDSSVIQAAPKLKVIARYGVGLDNIDVQEATRRGIVVSNTPGANSAAVAELTVGLIIALARRLLEAVDSTRRGLWPRLSGMGLRGKTVGIVGLGRIGREVAIRLRGFGCKVVAHDPALKEADAREVGAELLPLEKLLERSHVVSLHLPLMASTRKMVNRDFLARMKKGAFLVNTARGELVDEEALIQALETGHLAGAGLDCLSLEPPHESNPLIKMPQVLLTPHMGAHTDEATSAMGWMSVEACLAVLRGGMPEHVVNPEVYSLRRSQEGG encoded by the coding sequence ATGACAGATGAGAGGCCCGAGGTGGTTGATCTCAAGAAGTGCAAGGTGTTGGTAACCCCCACTACCTTCGGCGTACATGCAAGGGAACTCAGGCTGGAGCTAGAAGAGGCGGTGGGCCAAGTAATCTATAACACCCTGCCACGTGCCCTGAGGGCCCCGGAGCTCATACCTCTGGTCAGGGATGTGGATGGCTTCATAGCAGGACTGGATGAGATAGATTCTTCTGTGATCCAAGCAGCCCCAAAGCTCAAGGTCATAGCCAGGTACGGCGTGGGGCTGGACAACATTGATGTCCAGGAGGCTACACGCAGGGGCATAGTAGTAAGCAACACTCCGGGTGCCAACTCCGCTGCGGTGGCGGAGCTTACAGTGGGGCTGATCATAGCTTTGGCCAGAAGGCTCCTGGAAGCAGTGGATTCAACCAGAAGGGGTCTTTGGCCAAGGCTTTCTGGGATGGGCCTTAGGGGAAAGACCGTGGGGATCGTGGGTTTGGGAAGGATAGGGAGGGAGGTTGCCATAAGGTTGAGGGGTTTTGGCTGTAAAGTGGTGGCCCACGACCCGGCTTTGAAAGAGGCGGATGCCAGGGAAGTGGGAGCCGAGCTCTTGCCCCTGGAGAAACTACTGGAGAGGAGCCACGTGGTCTCCCTGCATCTTCCCTTGATGGCTTCCACGAGAAAGATGGTGAACCGGGATTTCCTGGCCAGGATGAAGAAGGGGGCTTTTCTTGTAAACACAGCCAGGGGGGAGCTAGTGGACGAGGAAGCTTTGATACAGGCTCTAGAAACCGGACACCTGGCTGGAGCTGGTTTGGACTGCCTGAGTCTGGAGCCACCCCATGAGTCCAACCCACTGATCAAGATGCCCCAGGTTCTCCTTACACCTCACATGGGGGCCCACACGGATGAAGCCACAAGCGCCATGGGGTGGATGTCTGTGGAGGCCTGCCTGGCTGTGCTCAGAGGAGGGATGCCCGAGCATGTAGTCAACCCTGAGGTTTATTCTCTTCGGAGATCTCAGGAGGGTGGGTGA
- the uxaC gene encoding glucuronate isomerase, translating to MTRFLSQDFMLSTKAAKTLYHEFAEHMPIFDFHSHLPVAEICSDRRFQNMTRIWLEGDHYKWRAMRACGVDENLITGNGTDEEKFQAWAATVPKTVGNPLFLWTHLELKRYFGISDRLLCPENAKEIYDHCSHMLRTEPFGARNLLKKMNVKVLFTTDDPAAGLSSHVSLQEEPDFAVKVLPCFRPDRAMGVEAPETFLPWLEKLQEMSRVDIKDYDSLVMALRKRHEAFHSVGCRASDHGLERLCFEPFDQEDANRALKKALTGQRPMQREIRAYRTALLLDLARMNWERGWVQQFHLGALRNVNFEAWRSLGPDTGYDAMGDEPLARGLAGFLDALEQEGRLAKTILYVINPKDHDSVASLLGCFQGGGIPGKIQLGPAWWFNDQSFGILSQLRALSSIGLLSLFVGMVTDSRSFLSFPRHEYFRRLLCRFLGEQVQRGELPPELDLLGKMVQDICWRNGLGYFGIQVQ from the coding sequence ATGACAAGATTTCTTTCCCAGGACTTCATGCTTAGCACCAAGGCGGCCAAGACCCTATATCACGAATTCGCAGAGCACATGCCCATTTTCGATTTTCACAGCCATCTTCCTGTGGCAGAGATCTGCTCTGACCGCAGATTTCAAAATATGACCCGCATTTGGTTGGAGGGTGACCACTATAAATGGAGGGCCATGAGGGCCTGCGGCGTGGATGAGAACCTCATCACCGGCAATGGCACGGATGAGGAAAAATTCCAGGCCTGGGCAGCAACCGTGCCCAAGACAGTGGGCAACCCTCTTTTCTTGTGGACGCATCTGGAACTGAAGCGGTACTTTGGAATATCCGACAGACTCCTTTGCCCTGAGAACGCAAAGGAGATATATGATCACTGTTCCCACATGCTTCGTACAGAACCATTCGGGGCAAGGAACCTTCTAAAAAAAATGAATGTGAAGGTGCTTTTTACCACTGATGATCCAGCCGCTGGGCTCTCTTCCCATGTTTCCCTCCAGGAGGAACCGGATTTTGCGGTGAAGGTGTTGCCTTGCTTCAGGCCCGACAGGGCCATGGGAGTTGAGGCTCCAGAGACGTTTCTTCCTTGGCTTGAAAAGCTCCAGGAGATGTCCCGAGTAGATATAAAAGATTACGATTCTTTGGTGATGGCTCTCAGAAAAAGACACGAGGCCTTTCACTCGGTGGGATGCAGGGCCTCGGACCATGGTTTGGAGAGGCTTTGCTTTGAGCCCTTTGACCAGGAAGATGCCAACAGGGCCTTGAAGAAGGCCCTGACAGGCCAGCGGCCAATGCAGCGAGAGATCCGGGCTTACAGAACTGCCCTTCTTTTGGACCTGGCTAGGATGAACTGGGAGAGGGGATGGGTCCAGCAGTTTCATCTGGGCGCCCTGCGCAACGTGAACTTCGAGGCGTGGAGGTCTCTTGGTCCGGACACAGGCTATGACGCCATGGGAGATGAGCCACTGGCCAGAGGTTTGGCCGGATTCCTGGATGCCTTGGAGCAGGAAGGAAGGCTGGCTAAAACCATCCTGTACGTCATAAACCCAAAGGATCACGATAGTGTGGCATCACTCCTTGGGTGCTTTCAGGGGGGAGGCATTCCGGGGAAGATCCAGTTGGGGCCTGCATGGTGGTTCAATGACCAGAGTTTCGGAATACTGAGCCAGCTAAGAGCCTTGTCAAGCATAGGGCTCCTAAGTCTCTTTGTGGGGATGGTCACTGATTCAAGGAGCTTTCTCTCTTTCCCCAGGCATGAGTACTTCAGGAGGCTTCTGTGTAGATTTTTGGGGGAGCAGGTGCAAAGGGGAGAACTTCCGCCTGAGCTAGATCTGCTGGGCAAGATGGTCCAGGATATCTGCTGGAGAAACGGGCTAGGCTATTTTGGGATTCAGGTGCAGTAA
- a CDS encoding lactate racemase domain-containing protein, translating into MVTGEGSPKKNMGLENVREILMRGIPRETYQGKKVLVLTPDATRTCPLPMMVRALQEVVGSNCKQMDFMVALGTHPPLGKDKIVALYGIQHTGDIWPGTAFLDHRWDKPETLCSLGSISREEVESISEGLLAEEVEVKINRAVLDYDLILVVGPVFPHEVVGFSGGAKYLFPGISGGEFLHFFHWLGAVITCRKIIGVKETPVRELIHKAAALVPVPVLCAAMVVRQDESLCGLFVGDLKESWSRAADLSSQLHIVLKERTYHLVLGCAAELYDELWTAGKVMYKLEQVVAPGGTLIIYGPHVREVSRTWGKYIQDIGYHVRDYFLVQMDRFKHVPRGVLAHLTHVKGTGTYRQGMEIPDVNVVLATGIPEELCRKINLGYMDHRSLRPQEYEGREEEGILLVKRAGEILHRLRQSQEVKDS; encoded by the coding sequence ATGGTCACAGGCGAAGGGTCACCAAAAAAAAACATGGGTCTGGAAAACGTCAGGGAGATCCTGATGAGGGGAATCCCCAGGGAGACTTATCAGGGTAAAAAGGTTTTAGTGCTTACCCCTGATGCCACCAGGACATGCCCCCTCCCTATGATGGTTAGGGCCTTGCAAGAGGTGGTGGGAAGCAATTGCAAGCAAATGGACTTCATGGTGGCATTGGGTACCCATCCACCTTTGGGAAAAGACAAGATAGTGGCTCTGTACGGGATTCAACATACTGGAGATATCTGGCCTGGTACTGCTTTTCTGGATCACAGGTGGGACAAGCCTGAAACTCTTTGCAGCCTTGGCTCCATATCCAGGGAAGAGGTGGAAAGCATCTCGGAGGGACTCCTGGCAGAGGAAGTGGAGGTGAAAATCAATCGGGCTGTCTTGGATTATGACCTGATCCTGGTGGTGGGACCGGTATTCCCTCACGAGGTGGTAGGCTTCTCTGGGGGGGCCAAGTACCTTTTCCCCGGAATATCCGGTGGGGAGTTCCTCCATTTTTTTCACTGGCTAGGAGCCGTTATAACATGTAGGAAGATCATTGGAGTCAAGGAAACTCCGGTCAGAGAGCTCATTCATAAGGCCGCAGCCTTGGTGCCGGTTCCGGTGCTGTGCGCAGCCATGGTGGTGAGACAGGATGAGAGTCTCTGTGGCCTTTTTGTAGGGGATCTGAAGGAGAGCTGGAGCAGGGCCGCAGATCTTTCCTCCCAGCTCCACATAGTGCTCAAAGAAAGAACCTACCATCTGGTTCTGGGATGTGCTGCTGAGCTTTATGACGAGCTTTGGACCGCCGGCAAGGTCATGTACAAACTGGAGCAGGTGGTTGCCCCAGGCGGGACCCTCATAATCTACGGACCCCATGTGCGGGAGGTCTCCAGGACCTGGGGCAAATACATACAAGACATAGGTTATCACGTGAGGGATTACTTTCTGGTCCAGATGGACAGGTTCAAGCATGTGCCCAGAGGCGTCCTGGCTCACCTGACCCATGTGAAGGGAACTGGAACTTACCGCCAGGGCATGGAGATTCCGGATGTCAATGTGGTGCTGGCCACGGGAATTCCCGAAGAGCTCTGCCGAAAGATCAACCTGGGCTACATGGATCACAGAAGCCTCAGACCCCAAGAGTATGAGGGAAGGGAAGAGGAAGGGATCCTTCTAGTGAAGAGGGCAGGGGAGATTCTGCACAGACTGAGGCAATCCCAGGAGGTCAAAGACTCATGA
- a CDS encoding SDR family NAD(P)-dependent oxidoreductase, translating to MRFLEKVVIVTGAARGIGRAIAEGFLAEGAKVALADLDRAFLEKTVEQLGGGPRLIAVPCDVGRCVDVEDMVARVLEIWGRLDVLVNNAGIIRRGNIETVTEDDWEKVLEVNLKGAFLCSKAVVGIMKAQSRGVIINVSSIAGKMGDITSAPGYASSKAGMDALTKTLARHLAPYGVRANGVSPHAIETEMSAQWTPERRKEIIASIPLGRLGKPEDVARAVLFLASDEASFITGEILDVNGGALMD from the coding sequence ATGAGATTTCTTGAGAAGGTTGTAATCGTAACTGGCGCTGCTCGGGGTATTGGAAGAGCCATAGCCGAAGGCTTCCTGGCAGAAGGGGCCAAAGTGGCCTTGGCTGACCTGGACAGGGCATTTTTGGAAAAGACCGTGGAACAACTGGGGGGGGGACCAAGGCTCATTGCAGTACCTTGTGATGTGGGAAGATGTGTGGATGTAGAAGATATGGTGGCCCGGGTTTTGGAGATTTGGGGACGGCTGGATGTCTTGGTCAACAATGCCGGAATCATAAGGCGTGGCAACATCGAGACAGTCACTGAAGATGACTGGGAGAAGGTGTTGGAGGTGAACCTCAAGGGAGCTTTCCTTTGTTCCAAGGCAGTGGTGGGGATCATGAAGGCCCAGTCTCGAGGGGTCATAATCAATGTTTCTTCCATTGCAGGGAAGATGGGGGACATAACCTCTGCTCCAGGATATGCCTCTTCCAAGGCTGGGATGGATGCCCTTACCAAGACCCTGGCCAGGCATCTGGCCCCATATGGGGTGAGGGCCAACGGGGTCTCCCCCCATGCCATAGAGACCGAAATGAGCGCCCAGTGGACGCCGGAGCGAAGGAAAGAGATCATTGCCTCAATACCCCTGGGAAGGCTTGGCAAACCAGAGGATGTGGCCAGGGCAGTGTTGTTTTTGGCTTCGGATGAAGCTTCATTCATAACGGGGGAGATTCTAGATGTTAACGGAGGGGCCCTCATGGACTAA